Proteins co-encoded in one Kribbella solani genomic window:
- a CDS encoding DUF1707 domain-containing protein produces the protein MAQDDVPRDGVPQQQRPQDVSPVPSGDELALRRRVSDMEREEVADVLREAAGEGRLSYGELEERLESLYGSKTYGELVELTADLPAGPSAPGHGVPAVDPQHSGGAMVESGPVINVFLSDTKRLGNWLVPQRQEVHAVLGDVTLDYTEASIPYDEIVVDVKSILADVKIRVPQNAIVVLDSNPILGSVTEQESGLAAVPDPNAQPTTPKRFHIRGTAILGEIKIKRGPRLSKRLGLT, from the coding sequence GTGGCTCAGGATGACGTACCCCGGGATGGCGTTCCCCAGCAGCAGCGACCGCAGGACGTGTCGCCGGTGCCGAGTGGCGACGAGTTGGCGCTGCGGCGGCGGGTGTCCGACATGGAGCGGGAGGAGGTCGCCGACGTGCTCCGCGAGGCCGCGGGCGAGGGCCGGCTCTCGTACGGTGAGCTGGAGGAGCGGCTCGAGTCGCTGTACGGCTCCAAGACGTACGGCGAGCTGGTCGAGCTGACCGCCGACCTCCCGGCCGGTCCGAGCGCGCCCGGTCATGGCGTACCGGCCGTGGACCCGCAGCACAGCGGCGGCGCGATGGTCGAGTCCGGCCCGGTGATCAACGTGTTCCTGTCCGACACGAAGCGGCTGGGCAACTGGCTGGTGCCGCAGCGCCAGGAAGTCCACGCGGTCCTCGGCGACGTCACCCTCGATTACACCGAGGCGAGCATCCCGTACGACGAGATCGTGGTGGACGTGAAGTCGATCCTCGCCGACGTGAAGATCCGCGTACCCCAGAACGCGATCGTCGTCCTGGACAGCAACCCCATCCTGGGCTCGGTCACCGAACAGGAATCCGGCCTGGCTGCCGTCCCCGACCCCAACGCCCAGCCGACCACCCCCAAACGCTTCCACATCCGCGGCACCGCCATCCTCGGCGAAATCAAAATCAAACGAGGCCCCCGCCTCTCCAAACGCCTCGGCCTAACCTGA
- a CDS encoding ATP-binding cassette domain-containing protein translates to MLELKDVDFVRDGKPLLTGVSLTAAEGERWALLGPNGAGKSTMLGLCGAVTHPTRGTVEILGKRLGTVDIRTLRESIGHVNPRHPLRSPLTIHDVVLTGLTGTIERMPRWEPTAEQTARAYELIDLLGVGAHAKSPWTTISQGERGRALIARALISDPKLLLLDEPSTGLDVAAREQLLETLDQIHASHPHLTWLLVTHHLEELPTCTTHAALLREGRLLATGPADEVLTTPLITQTFAHPIQITHHAGRWTATTHRN, encoded by the coding sequence GTGCTCGAACTGAAGGACGTCGATTTCGTCCGGGACGGCAAACCGCTGCTCACCGGGGTGTCGCTGACCGCGGCCGAGGGTGAACGCTGGGCGCTGCTCGGCCCGAACGGCGCCGGGAAGAGCACCATGCTCGGCCTGTGCGGCGCGGTCACGCACCCAACCCGCGGCACGGTCGAGATCCTGGGCAAACGGTTGGGTACGGTCGACATCCGCACGCTGCGTGAATCCATCGGCCACGTGAACCCGCGCCACCCGCTGCGCTCGCCGCTCACCATCCACGACGTCGTGCTGACCGGCCTGACCGGAACCATCGAACGAATGCCGCGCTGGGAGCCGACCGCCGAACAGACCGCTCGTGCCTACGAGCTGATCGACCTGCTCGGCGTCGGCGCGCACGCCAAGTCGCCCTGGACCACCATTTCCCAGGGCGAACGTGGCCGCGCTCTGATCGCCCGCGCGCTCATCTCCGACCCGAAACTCCTGCTCCTGGACGAACCCTCAACGGGTCTCGACGTCGCCGCCCGCGAACAACTCCTCGAAACCCTCGACCAGATCCACGCCTCCCACCCACACCTGACCTGGCTCCTGGTCACCCATCACCTCGAGGAACTCCCCACCTGCACCACCCACGCCGCCCTCCTCCGCGAAGGCCGCCTCCTCGCCACCGGCCCGGCCGACGAGGTCCTCACCACTCCCCTGATCACCCAAACCTTCGCCCACCCCATCCAAATCACCCACCACGCCGGCCGCTGGACCGCCACCACCCACCGAAACTGA
- a CDS encoding 2-isopropylmalate synthase encodes MNRQQPSPMPSHRYRDVFAKVPVPRPIQGAPVARTWPDNRITTAPLWVPVDLRDGNQALADPMDPERKRKFFELMVAIGYKEIEVGYPSASTTDFDFVRLLAGSDLVPPDVTIVVFTPARKDLIERTVESVAGIRGDVVIHMYTATAPVWRDVVLRRTRDELAAMIYAGSEHIQRLAGDNVRFQFSPEVYNLTEPDFILELADHLTKQWDATAERPVILNLPATVEVATPNVYADQIEYMHQNLPRRDGVILSVHPHNDRGTGVACAELAVLAGAQRVEGCVFGNGERTGNVDIATLALNLHAQGVDPMIDFSDIDRIKDVVEYCTRMPIHPRHPYVGELVYTAFSGTHQDAIRKGFAVQGPGFWEVPYLPIDPADVGRGYEAVVRVNSQSGKGGIAHVLESVYGVRLPAEQEAVFARHVQEYTDRTGREASAAELKALYEEVYGCSN; translated from the coding sequence GTGAACCGTCAGCAACCCTCCCCCATGCCCAGCCACCGCTACCGCGACGTCTTCGCCAAGGTCCCGGTGCCGCGCCCGATCCAAGGCGCGCCGGTCGCCCGCACCTGGCCGGACAACCGGATCACCACCGCGCCGCTGTGGGTGCCGGTCGACCTCCGGGACGGCAACCAGGCGCTGGCCGACCCGATGGACCCCGAGCGGAAGCGGAAGTTCTTCGAGCTGATGGTTGCCATCGGCTACAAGGAGATCGAGGTCGGCTACCCGTCCGCGTCCACGACCGACTTCGACTTCGTCCGGCTGCTGGCCGGCTCGGACCTGGTCCCGCCGGACGTCACCATCGTCGTCTTCACCCCGGCCCGCAAGGACCTGATCGAGCGCACGGTCGAATCGGTCGCGGGCATCCGCGGCGACGTGGTCATCCACATGTACACGGCGACCGCGCCGGTGTGGCGCGATGTCGTGCTGCGCCGTACCCGGGACGAACTGGCCGCGATGATCTACGCCGGATCGGAGCACATCCAGCGGCTGGCCGGGGACAACGTGCGCTTCCAGTTCTCGCCCGAGGTGTACAACCTGACCGAGCCGGACTTCATCCTCGAACTCGCCGACCACCTGACCAAACAGTGGGACGCGACCGCGGAACGACCGGTGATCCTGAACCTGCCGGCCACGGTCGAGGTCGCGACTCCGAACGTGTACGCCGACCAGATCGAGTACATGCATCAGAACTTGCCCCGGCGCGACGGCGTCATCCTGTCCGTACACCCGCACAACGACCGCGGCACCGGGGTCGCCTGCGCCGAACTCGCCGTCCTGGCCGGCGCGCAACGCGTCGAGGGCTGCGTCTTCGGCAACGGCGAACGCACCGGCAACGTCGACATCGCCACCCTCGCGCTGAACCTCCATGCCCAGGGCGTGGACCCGATGATCGACTTCTCGGACATCGACCGGATCAAGGACGTGGTCGAGTACTGCACCCGGATGCCGATTCATCCGCGGCATCCGTACGTCGGCGAACTCGTGTACACCGCGTTCTCGGGTACGCATCAGGACGCGATCCGGAAGGGTTTCGCCGTCCAGGGACCGGGGTTCTGGGAGGTGCCGTACCTGCCGATCGATCCGGCCGACGTCGGCCGCGGGTACGAGGCGGTGGTCCGCGTGAACAGCCAGTCGGGTAAAGGTGGGATCGCGCACGTACTGGAATCCGTGTACGGCGTACGGTTGCCGGCTGAACAGGAAGCGGTGTTCGCGCGGCACGTCCAGGAGTACACGGACCGGACCGGGCGGGAAGCGAGCGCGGCCGAGCTGAAGGCGTTGTACGAGGAGGTTTACGGGTGCTCGAACTGA
- a CDS encoding FadR/GntR family transcriptional regulator, with amino-acid sequence MIRRHPLAEQAAEELLRRIGSGEWAVGAKLPGETTLAAQLGVGRSTIREAVRELAGRRVLESRQGAGVFVLALEAAEDWDKVLRKADITDVLEGRLAIETEGARLAASRRTPDDLKNFRYTLSDRRRAAVSAPDDWYIEADLAFHRAIVTAAHNAVLTELFDTFVPRIRRAMVDMLKMDDEHRHRNDQAAHAAIAEAIRVKDADLAASLSRQHLSAVRNSIT; translated from the coding sequence ATGATTCGCCGACACCCGCTGGCCGAGCAGGCCGCTGAGGAGTTGCTGCGCCGGATCGGCAGCGGTGAATGGGCAGTCGGCGCGAAGCTGCCTGGCGAGACCACGCTGGCTGCACAGCTGGGCGTCGGCCGGTCGACGATCCGGGAGGCGGTGCGTGAGCTCGCCGGTCGCCGGGTGCTGGAGAGCCGGCAGGGCGCCGGGGTGTTCGTGCTCGCGCTCGAGGCCGCTGAGGACTGGGACAAGGTGCTCCGCAAGGCGGACATCACCGACGTACTCGAGGGCCGGCTGGCGATCGAGACCGAAGGCGCCCGGCTGGCCGCGTCCCGGCGGACTCCGGACGACCTGAAGAACTTCCGCTACACGCTCTCCGACCGGCGGAGGGCCGCGGTGAGTGCACCGGACGACTGGTACATCGAGGCTGACCTGGCGTTCCATCGTGCGATCGTGACGGCCGCGCACAACGCGGTACTCACCGAGTTGTTCGACACCTTCGTTCCGCGGATCCGGCGGGCGATGGTCGACATGCTGAAGATGGACGACGAGCACCGGCACCGCAACGACCAGGCGGCACACGCGGCGATCGCCGAGGCGATCCGGGTGAAGGACGCCGACCTGGCCGCATCCCTCTCCCGCCAGCACCTCAGCGCCGTCCGCAACTCCATCACCTAG
- a CDS encoding PH domain-containing protein, whose amino-acid sequence MSADAWAAELESEGSVVFPPRRVRVYARLVGFGLLTVVSALTNLQHLQNNDISGTLGVLRLTALAAFMYGTGHAVWQLITNRPVLTVDESGITRGRTLPWSAISRIDAPVGLPLARSVRVQPTDRRTRPLTITPDNVDDLDALTPWLRSVLAQHRN is encoded by the coding sequence ATGTCGGCAGACGCATGGGCGGCCGAGCTCGAGTCAGAAGGCAGCGTGGTCTTTCCACCTCGCCGCGTACGGGTGTACGCCCGCCTGGTCGGCTTCGGCTTGCTGACAGTGGTGTCCGCGCTGACGAACCTCCAGCACCTGCAGAACAACGACATCTCCGGAACACTCGGCGTCCTGCGGCTGACCGCACTGGCCGCGTTCATGTACGGCACCGGGCACGCTGTCTGGCAGCTGATCACGAACCGTCCGGTGCTCACGGTGGACGAGTCCGGCATCACCCGCGGGCGCACGCTCCCCTGGAGCGCGATCAGCCGGATCGATGCGCCGGTCGGGCTTCCGTTGGCACGAAGCGTCCGCGTGCAGCCGACGGACCGGCGTACGCGGCCGTTGACGATCACCCCGGACAACGTCGACGACCTGGACGCACTGACACCCTGGCTCCGCTCAGTACTCGCCCAACACCGCAACTAA
- a CDS encoding carbohydrate kinase family protein, translated as MSAPVLVVGEALVDIVGAVAKSGRNGKVQATPGGSPANVAVGLARLGVPTELVTRFGTDAYGDQLGAHLFGNGVQLAPGSVDAKFRTSTATATLDAAGVATYQFDISWEPPTLSLSRGCPAVHTGSIATVLEPGAAAIHDFLKSLIDQPVTVTLDPNARPSITPDPVSTWSAVRELAALSDLVKLSDEDCEFLRPGQTPEAIAQELLTAERTQCVVITRGSGGALGVSRDIQVDVPAPAIDVVDTVGAGDSFMSALIAGLNARGLLGEKRLAGLGAEDLHDVVDYAVKAAAITCTRHGADPPTVADHTDRWGA; from the coding sequence ATGAGCGCCCCTGTTCTAGTAGTTGGGGAAGCTCTGGTTGACATCGTTGGAGCTGTAGCCAAGAGCGGCCGGAACGGGAAGGTGCAGGCGACTCCGGGTGGGTCTCCGGCGAATGTCGCGGTGGGGTTGGCTCGACTGGGGGTTCCTACCGAGTTGGTGACCCGGTTCGGCACCGACGCGTACGGGGATCAACTTGGCGCGCACCTGTTCGGTAACGGGGTGCAGCTTGCTCCTGGCTCGGTTGACGCCAAGTTCCGGACCAGCACCGCGACGGCGACGCTGGACGCGGCGGGCGTCGCGACGTACCAGTTCGACATCTCCTGGGAGCCGCCGACGCTCTCACTGTCACGCGGGTGCCCAGCGGTACACACCGGCTCGATCGCGACCGTGCTCGAGCCTGGTGCGGCAGCCATCCACGACTTCCTGAAGTCACTCATCGACCAGCCAGTGACAGTCACTCTTGACCCGAACGCGCGTCCCAGCATCACACCGGACCCGGTGTCGACCTGGTCTGCCGTACGGGAGCTGGCGGCGCTGAGCGACCTGGTCAAGCTGAGTGACGAGGACTGTGAGTTCCTGCGCCCGGGGCAGACGCCCGAAGCCATAGCGCAGGAGCTACTCACTGCGGAGCGTACGCAGTGCGTGGTGATCACCCGCGGCAGCGGCGGCGCTCTTGGAGTCAGCCGGGACATACAGGTCGACGTACCGGCGCCGGCGATCGATGTGGTCGACACAGTGGGCGCAGGTGACTCGTTCATGTCTGCACTGATCGCCGGCCTCAACGCACGCGGTCTGCTCGGTGAGAAGCGCCTGGCCGGTCTGGGAGCCGAAGACCTGCACGACGTGGTCGACTACGCGGTGAAAGCCGCTGCGATCACCTGCACCCGGCACGGCGCCGATCCGCCCACTGTGGCCGACCACACAGACAGGTGGGGCGCCTGA
- the glpX gene encoding class II fructose-bisphosphatase, with protein sequence MDPTTPPAHLEVEAHAPDRNLALELVRVTEAAAMAAGRWVGRGDKYGADGAAVNAMRTLIGTVGMDGVVVIGEGEKDNAPMLYNGEQVGSGEGPACDVAVDPVDGTTLVAKGMNNGIAVMAVSARNSMYDPSAVFYMEKLVVGPEAAEVVDIRLPVAENIRRVAKAKGSSVDDVTVVLLDRPRHEELATQIRATGARIKFISDGDVAGAVEAARPDTGLDMLLGIGGTPEGIIAACAMKCLGGKIQGKLWPRDDAERQKALDAGHDLDRVLDTDDLVSGDDCFFVATGITDGELLRGVRYGRSTARTHSLVMRSRSGTIRTIESVHQLAKLRAYSTIDFEHAR encoded by the coding sequence ATGGACCCGACCACGCCACCTGCCCATCTGGAGGTCGAGGCGCACGCGCCTGACCGGAACCTCGCGCTCGAACTGGTGCGGGTCACCGAGGCCGCCGCGATGGCGGCCGGGCGCTGGGTCGGCCGTGGTGACAAGTACGGCGCCGACGGCGCGGCGGTGAACGCGATGCGTACGCTGATCGGCACCGTCGGCATGGACGGCGTCGTGGTGATCGGCGAGGGCGAGAAGGACAACGCCCCGATGCTCTACAACGGCGAGCAGGTCGGCTCCGGCGAGGGCCCGGCGTGCGACGTCGCGGTCGACCCGGTGGACGGTACGACGCTCGTCGCGAAGGGGATGAACAACGGCATCGCGGTGATGGCGGTGTCGGCGCGGAACTCGATGTACGACCCGTCCGCGGTGTTCTACATGGAGAAACTCGTGGTCGGGCCGGAAGCGGCCGAGGTGGTCGACATCCGGCTGCCGGTCGCCGAGAACATCCGCCGGGTCGCGAAGGCGAAGGGTTCGTCGGTCGACGATGTCACGGTGGTGCTGCTCGACCGGCCCCGGCACGAGGAGCTCGCGACGCAGATCCGGGCCACCGGCGCGCGGATCAAGTTCATCTCCGACGGTGACGTGGCCGGCGCGGTGGAGGCGGCCCGTCCGGACACCGGTCTGGACATGCTGCTCGGCATCGGTGGTACGCCGGAGGGCATCATCGCCGCCTGCGCGATGAAGTGCCTGGGCGGCAAGATCCAGGGCAAGCTGTGGCCGCGCGACGACGCCGAACGGCAGAAGGCACTGGACGCCGGCCACGACCTGGACCGGGTACTGGACACCGACGACCTGGTCAGCGGCGACGACTGCTTCTTCGTGGCCACCGGTATCACCGACGGCGAGCTCCTCCGCGGCGTGCGTTACGGCCGCTCCACCGCCCGTACGCACTCCCTGGTGATGCGCTCCCGCAGCGGCACCATCCGTACCATCGAAAGCGTCCACCAGCTGGCCAAACTCCGCGCCTACTCCACCATCGACTTCGAGCACGCCAGATGA
- a CDS encoding DUF4245 domain-containing protein, with protein MSSTGQGASDQGAADDTAADTAARERAQVLAERNEYRQAYRRDKAKSQTVGNMVFALAICLAVVAFLVLVTWRPHKEEVKAIEYTAQLEDAKKVAAWVRGPEPMPSGWSATSVEFRTPQQEPITWHLGVVTAARKYVGLEQSNVTTGKFLGDKLGRTSDDGTAAVNGVTWQRKILLDRKGETALVLVGAGTTTIVTGNAGYPDLEAFASVLH; from the coding sequence ATGAGTTCCACAGGCCAGGGTGCTTCCGATCAGGGTGCCGCCGACGACACCGCGGCCGACACCGCCGCGCGCGAACGCGCGCAGGTGCTGGCGGAGCGGAACGAGTACCGCCAGGCGTACCGGCGGGACAAGGCGAAGTCGCAGACGGTCGGAAACATGGTGTTCGCGCTGGCGATCTGCCTGGCGGTGGTCGCGTTCCTGGTCCTGGTCACCTGGCGGCCGCACAAGGAGGAAGTCAAGGCGATCGAGTACACCGCGCAGCTCGAGGACGCGAAGAAGGTCGCCGCCTGGGTCCGCGGGCCGGAGCCGATGCCGTCCGGCTGGAGTGCGACCAGCGTCGAGTTCCGTACGCCGCAGCAGGAGCCGATCACCTGGCACCTCGGCGTGGTGACGGCGGCCCGCAAGTACGTCGGTCTGGAGCAGTCGAACGTCACCACCGGCAAGTTCCTCGGCGACAAACTCGGCCGCACGTCCGACGACGGCACCGCCGCGGTGAACGGCGTCACCTGGCAACGCAAGATCCTGCTGGACCGAAAAGGCGAAACCGCCCTGGTCCTGGTCGGCGCCGGCACCACCACCATAGTCACCGGCAACGCCGGCTACCCAGACCTGGAAGCCTTCGCCTCAGTCCTCCACTGA
- a CDS encoding nucleotidyltransferase family protein has protein sequence MFVTGLLLGAGSSPHLGTPWQLLAYRGDTLLGCTVQAARECGFDQLIVTLGSASGQVRDRVDLGGVRVVDSPHFDTGSASIVPALDAVDRRADGIVVLLGDQPGVTSATVWSLVAEAATPIGVCRYGDGESQPCWFGRELFGELRGLRADAELWNLVGSGVHPVTRVDAIGNIPPRISTWATYERVISGAPGPAVEPPPGTHSSALPTNPHRRRRRTST, from the coding sequence ATGTTCGTCACGGGGTTGCTGCTGGGCGCGGGAAGCTCGCCGCATTTGGGTACGCCGTGGCAGTTGCTGGCCTATCGAGGCGACACGTTGCTCGGCTGCACGGTGCAAGCCGCGCGCGAATGCGGTTTCGACCAGCTGATCGTGACGCTCGGAAGCGCATCGGGCCAGGTACGCGACCGGGTCGACCTCGGCGGCGTACGGGTTGTCGACTCACCGCACTTCGACACCGGCAGCGCATCGATCGTCCCGGCGCTGGACGCGGTCGACCGGCGGGCGGACGGCATCGTCGTACTGCTCGGTGACCAGCCCGGAGTCACTTCCGCGACCGTGTGGTCACTGGTCGCCGAGGCCGCGACCCCGATCGGTGTCTGCCGGTACGGCGATGGTGAGAGTCAACCATGCTGGTTCGGCCGCGAACTGTTCGGTGAGCTGCGTGGCCTGCGTGCCGACGCCGAGCTGTGGAACCTGGTCGGCAGCGGCGTGCATCCGGTCACCAGAGTCGATGCTATCGGCAACATTCCGCCGCGGATCAGCACCTGGGCGACGTACGAACGAGTCATTTCCGGCGCACCCGGGCCGGCGGTCGAACCGCCGCCCGGCACACATTCGAGCGCGCTGCCCACCAACCCCCACCGCCGGCGGCGCCGCACCAGCACCTGA
- a CDS encoding DMT family transporter, producing the protein MAWLILLVAAAFEIAFALSLKPSEGFSKLWPTLGVLVFGVISVALLARTLDRLPVGTAYAIWTGLGSVGVVTLGIILFDEPITPARIACIALIVTGVVGLRLAGAD; encoded by the coding sequence ATGGCCTGGCTCATCTTGCTGGTCGCGGCGGCGTTCGAGATCGCGTTCGCACTCAGCCTGAAACCGAGCGAGGGCTTCAGCAAGCTCTGGCCGACGCTCGGGGTGCTGGTGTTCGGCGTGATCTCGGTCGCCCTGCTGGCCAGGACCCTCGACCGCCTCCCGGTCGGCACCGCGTACGCGATCTGGACCGGCCTCGGTTCGGTCGGCGTCGTCACCCTCGGAATCATCCTGTTCGACGAACCGATCACACCCGCCCGAATCGCCTGCATCGCCCTGATCGTCACCGGCGTCGTCGGCCTGCGCCTGGCCGGCGCCGACTGA
- a CDS encoding flavodoxin family protein has translation MTTTPARVAIAYHSGFGHTARQAEAVATGAASVPGTSTDLVPLDELTDDVWARLNAADAIIFGTPTYMGSPSWVFKKFAEESVKIWAGDLGWRDKIAAGFTNSKAINGDKLNSLVDLAVFAAQHGMIWVGLDIYPGWAESTASIEDLNRLGSWLGAMAQSDGDLSAEKAPPATDLRTAAALGARVATITHRHLRGVQAA, from the coding sequence ATGACCACCACCCCCGCCCGTGTGGCGATCGCGTACCACTCCGGGTTCGGGCACACCGCGCGGCAGGCCGAGGCCGTCGCCACCGGCGCCGCGTCGGTGCCCGGCACCAGCACCGACCTGGTCCCGCTGGACGAGCTGACCGACGATGTCTGGGCCCGGCTGAACGCGGCGGACGCGATCATCTTCGGCACCCCGACATACATGGGCAGCCCGAGCTGGGTGTTCAAGAAGTTCGCCGAGGAAAGCGTCAAGATCTGGGCCGGCGACCTCGGCTGGCGGGACAAGATCGCGGCCGGGTTCACCAACTCGAAGGCGATCAACGGCGACAAGCTGAACAGCCTGGTCGACCTGGCCGTCTTCGCCGCGCAGCACGGGATGATCTGGGTCGGCCTGGACATCTACCCGGGCTGGGCAGAGAGCACCGCGAGCATCGAGGACCTGAACCGGCTCGGCAGCTGGCTCGGCGCGATGGCGCAATCCGACGGCGACCTGTCCGCGGAGAAGGCGCCGCCGGCCACCGACCTGCGCACCGCGGCAGCGCTCGGTGCTCGCGTCGCGACGATCACCCACCGGCACCTGCGCGGAGTACAGGCAGCCTGA
- a CDS encoding helix-turn-helix domain-containing protein, with protein sequence MGEPRPERADARRNRLRVLEAADRLFTEHGVKNVSLDAIAAEAGVGKGTVFRRFGDRAGLAVALLDEREQELQAKMLNGPPPLGPGAPPVLRVEAFLEAYLELLDRHVELFMDSENASDGARYRIGSYHLWHRHLAHLIEAARSGLDADYTAHVLLAPLAADLHNALRGQGFDLERLKAGLTAVAKALLPT encoded by the coding sequence GTGGGTGAACCACGCCCGGAGCGCGCGGATGCGCGGCGGAACCGGCTCCGGGTTCTGGAGGCGGCCGACCGGTTGTTCACCGAGCACGGCGTGAAGAACGTGTCGCTCGACGCGATCGCCGCCGAGGCCGGGGTGGGGAAGGGGACCGTGTTCCGGCGGTTCGGGGACCGGGCCGGGCTGGCGGTCGCGCTACTGGACGAGCGTGAGCAGGAGCTGCAGGCGAAGATGCTCAACGGGCCGCCGCCGCTGGGGCCTGGCGCGCCGCCGGTGCTTCGGGTCGAGGCGTTTCTGGAGGCGTACCTGGAGCTGCTTGATCGGCATGTCGAGCTGTTCATGGACAGCGAGAACGCGTCGGACGGGGCGCGGTACCGGATCGGGTCGTACCACCTTTGGCACCGGCATCTGGCCCATTTGATCGAGGCGGCCCGGTCGGGGCTGGACGCCGACTACACGGCACATGTCCTGCTGGCGCCGCTCGCGGCGGATCTGCACAACGCGTTGCGGGGCCAGGGGTTCGACCTTGAGCGGCTCAAGGCTGGGCTCACCGCAGTAGCCAAAGCCCTGCTGCCGACCTGA
- a CDS encoding exodeoxyribonuclease VII small subunit — translation MSGDRPEISYEQAREELIEVVRKLEAGGTTLEESLALWERGEELATTCQHWLDGARERLTKAQATHEQKPN, via the coding sequence GTGAGCGGCGACCGACCGGAAATATCCTACGAGCAGGCCCGCGAGGAGCTGATCGAGGTCGTCCGCAAACTGGAGGCCGGCGGCACCACTCTGGAGGAGTCCCTGGCCCTGTGGGAGCGCGGCGAGGAACTCGCCACCACCTGCCAACACTGGCTGGACGGCGCCCGCGAACGCCTGACCAAGGCCCAAGCCACCCACGAACAAAAACCCAACTAA
- the xseA gene encoding exodeoxyribonuclease VII large subunit, translating to MALETSPDAPAAVRTIANGIASWINQLGAVWVEGQLTDVSIGRGTTTVFGTLRDTDADISLRFTCNRRVFEAVDPPVTDGSRVVVNAKPNFFARRGTLALAVNEIRHVGIGELLARIERLKQLLAAEGLFAAYRKQKLPFLPHTIGLICGRDSAAERDVLENAKRRWPAVAFRIEYASVQGPSAAGEVMTALRKLDADEAVEVIVIARGGGSLEDLLPFSDEGLIRAVSKTGTPVVSAIGHEPDSPLLDLVADLRASTPTDAAKRIVPDVREELDGVRLLRERGLRAITSWLDRETHALAAVRSRPALAAPVTDLQRRGDEITALVERNRRTLTHRLDRASDDITHRLASVRALSPKATLERGYSVLQLADGTAVREMAQVAPGDLLQARVTDGRFAVEVKSEETK from the coding sequence GTGGCTTTGGAGACGTCGCCGGATGCGCCCGCCGCCGTTCGTACGATTGCGAACGGCATTGCGAGCTGGATCAATCAGCTCGGGGCAGTGTGGGTCGAGGGGCAGCTGACGGACGTCTCGATCGGGCGCGGGACGACCACCGTTTTCGGTACGCTCCGGGACACCGACGCCGATATCTCGCTGCGGTTCACCTGCAATCGCCGGGTGTTCGAAGCGGTCGACCCGCCGGTCACGGACGGTTCGCGGGTAGTGGTGAACGCCAAGCCGAACTTCTTCGCCCGCCGCGGCACCCTCGCGCTCGCGGTGAACGAGATCCGTCACGTCGGCATCGGCGAGCTGCTGGCGCGGATCGAGCGCCTCAAACAGTTGCTGGCGGCAGAGGGCCTCTTCGCCGCGTACCGGAAACAGAAACTGCCCTTTCTCCCGCACACGATCGGCCTGATCTGCGGACGCGACTCGGCCGCCGAGCGGGACGTACTCGAGAACGCGAAACGCCGCTGGCCCGCGGTGGCGTTCCGGATCGAGTACGCGTCGGTGCAGGGACCGTCCGCGGCCGGTGAGGTGATGACCGCGCTGCGGAAACTGGACGCGGACGAGGCCGTCGAGGTGATCGTGATTGCCCGCGGCGGCGGCTCACTGGAGGACCTGCTGCCGTTCTCCGACGAGGGCCTGATCCGCGCGGTTTCCAAGACGGGTACGCCGGTGGTGAGCGCGATCGGCCACGAGCCGGACTCACCACTCCTCGACCTGGTCGCGGACCTGCGCGCGTCGACGCCGACCGACGCGGCGAAACGCATCGTGCCGGACGTCCGCGAGGAGCTCGACGGCGTACGCCTGCTGCGGGAGCGCGGTTTGCGAGCAATCACCTCCTGGCTGGACCGGGAGACGCACGCGCTGGCGGCGGTGCGCAGCCGGCCGGCGCTGGCAGCTCCGGTGACCGACCTGCAGCGGCGCGGCGACGAAATCACGGCGCTGGTCGAGCGAAACCGCCGGACCCTGACGCACCGGCTGGACCGCGCCAGCGACGACATCACGCACCGGCTGGCGAGCGTCCGGGCCTTGTCACCGAAGGCGACGCTCGAGCGCGGATACTCGGTGCTGCAACTGGCCGACGGCACCGCCGTCCGGGAAATGGCGCAGGTGGCGCCCGGGGACCTGCTGCAAGCGCGGGTCACCGACGGCCGCTTCGCGGTGGAAGTCAAGTCCGAGGAGACGAAGTGA